CTTATATGATATTATATTTGTATACAAAATCTTTCCCCAAGATGTTTATAACTATAAAAAAGGCCTCTCTTGATTGAGAGGTCTTTTAATTTTTATTTTGGTAATACTTTGGTAATTTTTATTTGAAAAGCCATTATTTTTTTATGATTTTAATGTATTTATATGTTTAAAAAGTCAGTAAAAATAATGGCTTGTGATTTGATGATATTAAATAAATGTCCATATCGAACCAAATAGAGATTATATAAGAATAAGATATAGAATAGATGGAATATTGACTGAAGCAGAAAAAATATCTTTAGAATTGCTATCTCCTATTATTTCAAGGTTAAAAGTGATATCAAGTTTGGATATTACTGAAAAAAGAATGCCACAAGATGGAAGATTTAATTTAGAGATAAGAGGGAAAAAAATAGATTTCAGAGTGTCCATAATGCCTGTAATAAATGGAGAAAAGGCTGTAATAAGAATACTGGATAGAGATATAATAGAATTTGAAATAGAAAAAATAGGAATGCTAAAAACTGATTATAATAGATTGTTATTCCAATTAAATAGAAAAAATGGAATATTTTTAGTAAGTGGGCCTACAGGTTCTGGGAAAAGTAGTACCCTTTATTCCTTGTTGAAAAAACTTAATACAGGGGAAGTTAATATTTCTACAGTAGAAGATCCTGTGGAATATGAGATAGATGGAATAAATCAAGTACAATGTAAAAGCGATATAGGAAGAAACTTTGCTTCTGTATTAAGAGCTTATCTTAGGCAAGACCCTGATATTTTAATGGTTGGAGAAATAAGAGATCATGAAACTGCTGAAATAGCAGTAAAAGCTGCAATTACAGGGCATCTTGTACTTTCAACTATTCATACAAATGATTCTATTGGAGGAATAAATAGACTTTTAAATATTGGAGTACAACCATATATGGTATCTGCTTCTCTCATAGGTATACTATCTCAAAGATTAGTACGAAGGTTATGTCCTTACTGCCAAGAAAAAGATGAAAACTGGAAAGTTAAAATACAACTTTTAGGTTATAAATATGAAAGATACCTAGAAAATATTTTTTATATGGGCAAAGGTTGTGAAAAATGTAGTTACACTGGATATAAAGGAAGAACAGCAGTTTTTGAAATGTTTGAGCTTAATGAAAAAGTAAAAGAAATGATTGAAAAAGGTAACTCATATCAAGAAATCGAAAGAGAAGCGTTAAATAATGGAATGAAAAAATTGATAGAAGATGGAATAGAAAAAGCAGGAATGAGAATAACATCTTTAGATGAAATACTAAGACAGTGTTAAAAGAGGGAAAAAATGCCACAATATAGATATACAGCATATGATGCAAAGGGAAGAAAGTGTAGAGGGAAAAAAGAATTTTCAAATGAAAAAGAATTTAGAAAATTTTTAAAAGGTAAAAGAATGATATTAATTCAATTTGAAATTCTAAAAAAAAATAGAAAGATGCTGAGAAGAGATATATTATCTTTTACTAGAGAGTTAAAAATAATGCTGGAAAGCAAGATAAATGTAATAGAAACCCTGAAAATATTAGAAGAACAATATGAGAATAGTAGGTTTGGGGAAATTATATCTGATATAAGAAAAAATATATTAAATGGAAATTCTATTGGAGAGGCTTTTAATAAACATAGAAATATTTTTGGAAATTTTTATGTAGATTTGTTATATCTAGGGGAAATCTCAGGAAAAATTACCGAAAATTTAGAAAGAATATCAATAAATTTAGAATTAGAAGATAAAATAAGAAAAAAGATGATAGAAGCTCTTTTTTATCCATGTATAGTAATATTTTTTTCCATAATAGTAGTAATGTTTTTAATGCTATATGTGCTTCCTAATTTTGTTGAGATATTTAATGAAAGTGAAACAGTACTTCCTTTAATTACTAAAATTCTAATGAGTATAAGTAAAAATATTCACTATATAATTTTATTATTCACATGTATATGTACAGTAATAATTTGCATAAGAAAAAAAATTAAAAGTAATATAAAAGATAAATTTTATTATGATAAATTTGTAATGAAAATACCAGTGTACAATAAAATTATGACTAAAAATATAATAATAAGGTTTTCCAAAAATATGGCACTAATGTTGGAATCAGGAATGTTGGTAACTGAAATACTTGAACTTATGCAGGAAAGTTTTGATAATGTTTTTGTAAAAGCTGGGATAGAAGATATGAGATATAGCATCATTTCAGGTGGGGGAATAGCAGAATCGCTTAAGCAACTGGAAATATATCCAAGTAGATATCAAAAGATGGTGGTAATAGGAGAGGAGAGTGGAGAATTAGTAAATATGTTTCATAAAATATCTCAGTTGTGTCAAGAAGAATTAGAAAGCTACATAGGAAAAATACTAATTTTAATAGAGCCAATAATGATAATCATATTAGGTTTGATATTAGGAGTTGTAATTATAGCTATTTATCTTCCTATATTCAATTTGTCAGAGATAATTAAATAAAATATAAAAACTTGGAGGAGAGCAAATGAAAAATGGAGGATTTACATTAATTGAATTGATAATAGCAGTGGCATTAGTTGGAATATTATCAAGTCTAGTTACACCTAAAGTGAGAATTCAATTAGCAAAAGGAAGAGATACTAAAGCTATATCGTATTTAGGAGCTATGAGAACAGCAGCAGAATTATATTATATAGAGAAAGGGGAAGCTCCAACTACAGTAATATCTCCTAATGAAGCTGATGATAAAAAAGCAATAGAAAATATATTGCCCTATTTAGATCCAAAAGCAGAATCTGTAATAAAAGATGGAAAAATACAGATTGGTGGTAGCAGAAAAGATGAAAATGGAAAAATAACTTTTGGTGGGGAAATGAAGTTTACTTTTAAAAGTCCTCAGCATGATGAAATTGCCAAGAGAGGAGATGGGATATATATTTGGTTTGCTCCTGAAGAAAGCCAAGTATATGATATACAAGGCAATAAATGGCTAGAATATTAAGAGGAGAAAAATATGGGAAATTTATTTTTAGTTTTTCTTCTAATTGTTTCTTTTATAATATTTGTAATAGATATAAAAAAATTATATATTCCTAATACTATAAATATAATATTTTTTGTAATGGCTGTATGTTATAGAGGATTTGATTTGTATAAAATAGAGAATGGAATACTCGGAGCAGGAGTTTATACTCTTCCCCTACTCTTTTTTTATGGATACGGATCAGATCTTGCTCAAAAAGAAATTATGGGTTTTGGAGATATAAAACTTATGATAGGGATTGGCTATGTTTTAGGATATAGTGATTTTTATACTATTTATATTTATTATTTAGAAACTTTTGTCATAGCTGCTCTTTTTGGAATAGTATACATTGTGAAGAAAAAAACAGTAAGAGGAGAAATTGCTTTTTCACCTTTTCTTCTTTTTTCTTTTTATTGTATTTTATTTATGGAGAGGGTATGAAAAATAAAGCTTTTTCTTTTGTAGAGGTAATTATTGCTATAAGCTTATTTTTAATAACTATATTTCCAATTATGGAACTTAATAGAGAAATCTTAAAGATAAACAGAAAATATATGGAGATAGAACAGAGTGAAAAAAATTTTTATTTGGTAGAAAAAAATATAACAGCGAAAGGATATACATTTTTATCTTCAAATTTAGGAAATTATGAATATAAAATAGGGGAAACTAAGGATAGCAATCATATTTTTGGAGATATAAAATTTTTATATGAAAATAATAATGGTGATAAAATATTGATTTTTATAGAAAAAACAATATTTAGTAGTGAGGTTGAACGAAATAATTTTATAATTTTAAAAATAGAGTTTTACAGTAGAAATAGAGTGTTTAAAAAAGAAAAACTAATATCAGAATATGATGAATATTACTAGGAGAAAAATGTATAGGAAAAAAACAAAAGGAATAACTCTTCTGGAAACAATAGTATCTATAGGAATAATTGGAATGTTTCTACTTCTTTCTTTTCCCATTATGAAAATTATTTATAAGACAGAAATTTTTTTTGTAAATGAAAGAAATAGTGGAAGAAATAGTTCAAGAATAATAGAAATTATTGAAAGAGATGTAAAAGAGAGCTGTTTTGGGAACAAAGAATATATTGGAAAGAAATATATGAGCAATGGGAAAAAAATATTTGAGCATTCTGGTTATATTAGCAATCCATTAAGAGAAGAATTCTTCAAATCGAAAGTTGAAAAAGGAAATATGTTATTTTTAGAAATACCATTTATCAAAAATAATACTGTTTTCTCTAAATATATTATTTACAGATTTTATGCTGGAAGTTTACAAATTATAGAGTGCAGTTTATTCAATGGAAATATTTTTATAGAAAATACAGAGAATATATTAGATGGGGTAGATGGTTCCTTTGAAAGAGATAAAAAAGGAATAATAATAACTTTGAAAATACGAAGTGATAAAGAAAAAATAAAAAAAGTATTGAAAGGCTATGAAATTATGGGGAAAAAATATGAATAAAAAAGCTTTTTTACTTTTAATAACAATTTTTTTAATAACCTTTATAATGGGAAGTTTTCTTGTTGGATATAGAATGACTCATACTAGAGGGAAAAAATTAATAAGCAGACTTAATACTTTAAAAATTAAAGAAAAAAAAGATATTTTACATACCTTAGCATATCATGAATTATATAAAATAGATAAATATATAAGAGAAGGTAAATATGAAAATACTATAGATTTTTTTGCAAAAAATAATGATAAAAAAAGGATATGGTTGAAAAAGAAAGGTGAAATGCTTCAATTGAGTTATGGAGGGTATACTCTACAAAAATTTTTTTATAATAATTCTGAAGAAATTTATCCAAATAGTACAGGTGAAATATATGAAAGAATATTAGATAAACTTCAAAGCCACTTTGTTGAGAAAAGAAAATTTACAGCAAGAATGGAGAAAAAAATTAAATCTGATGAATTTAATATGGAAGTAATATTTACTGTTGTAATAGATATAGAATATGAATTTGGAAATGAAGATATAAATAGGGCAGATGCCGAATATATAAAGGAGTTTGTGGTGTCAGAAGATGTTCAATAACTTTTTAAATAGAGAAAAAGATACCTTTTTTACTTTAGAAGATACAGAAAATGTAAAAAAAGGAATATTAGTACTTGAAAGTGAATATTTTGAAATAATTAAAATAATATTAGAAGAAGATTTAGATGAACGAGAAAGAGAATATGAAATAGAAGAACAGTTAGAGAACAGAATTATAAATTATGAAGCAGTAGATTATATAGAAAAAGAAATTTTTTGAGAAAGATAGATGAAATAGAAGAAAATCTTATAATACTTATCAAGAGAGAAAAAATATATGAAATAGCAGATAAAATAAGAGAAAAAGGGATAGATCTTAAAGGAATAATACCAGTTTTTCTTTTAAAATATCTTTCAAATGAGGAGAAAAAAGATGAAATTTTTCTGGATATAGGAATGGGTAGAACTTCAGTTGTAGTTTTTAAAGATAATAAACTGAGAGATATAGTGACTATAGATATAGAAAAAGGTGAAGGGCTTTATTCTCAAGAAGAATTTGATGAGTTATTAGAAAGAATAGTTTTTTCAATTGAAGAAGAAAATTTTGATAATATAGAAAAAATAATTATTTATGAGAAAGACAAAGAATTAGAAAAATTTATAGAAAAAAGTGAACTATATAAAAAGGAGATAGTAGTAGAAAATTGGAAAAATTATGAAATAACTTTTAATAAGAGTTTTGATTTTATTCCAATAGAATATAGAAAGGGAATGGAACAGAGAAAATATATAAAATATGGAGCAGCTGTTCTAGCAGGAATTTTGATTATAGAATTTTTTCTATTTTTCTTTTTGACAAGTGTAAGAAATAATGAAATGGAAAATATAAAAAATTTTGAAAGAGATTTAGGAAATCTCAAAGGTAAGATAGAAGAAAAAAGACAGGATATAAAAAAGTTTGAAAATTTTAAAGATAAAAAAAGTAAATTGTTGGAAAAAATAAGTTTTGGGAAATTTAAACTGTCTGAAATATTAAATGAATTAAAAAAATGTAAACCATCACACATATATTTTAATGGGATAGAATATAATGGAAAAAATACTTTGAAAATAATTGGAAGGTCACAGGAAGAAAAAGATATTTATGAATTTGAAAAAAATATTTTAAAAAATAGTAATTTCTTTTATTTAAATCATGATTATATAAAAAAACAGGAATATGGATATGAATTTCAGATGGATATAGGGGTAAAAAATGAAAGAAATAAGTAATATTCAAATTACTGAATGGAAAGAAAAAGGTATAGTATTTATTTTTATTGGTTTATGGCTGATTTTGTCATATAAGTTGGTAGTAGAACCATACAATGAAATTCAAAATAAAAAAAAGCAAAAAATATCTTTGGAAACTAAAGTGAAAAATGCTAAAAAAGAGTTGAAAGAAACTGAAAAAATATATCAAAAAAAGTTTAAGGAAAATATGAAAGAAAAAGCTGAGTATGAAATATATGAAAAAACTATTTTAGAAAGAGGATTTCAAAATTTTGGGAAAATGGAAGAATATATATATCAAAAGTCGAAGGAAAACAAGATAACTATTGAAATTATAGGAAGTATAGAAAAAAGTGGAACTGTAGAGAAAGAGAGAAAAGGAAAAGTATATATTCCTTATTCAATAACTGGGAAGGAAGAAAATATTTTAAAATGGATTGGAGAAATTGAGAATTCAGAAAAATTAATATCATTGACTGACACTCCCTTTCAGTTGAATAAAGATGAAAATGAGATGAAAGCTAATTTAAAAATATCTGGATATGTTCTTAATGATACTCTTAAAGAAAAAAGTGTGCAAAGCATAATAACAGAAAATCTTTTTTTTAATTACAATCAAAAAGAAATAGTGATAGAGAAAAATACAATAGAAATTAATGGAAAAATACATATAATATTAAAATTTAAAAGTGGAAAAAGAAAAATACTTACTGATGGGGAAAAAATAAAAAAGGTAAAGAATGGTATATGTTAAGAATACAGGATAAAGAGGGATATTAAGAAAAGATTTTAAAAAATGAAGATTAATTAAGGAGAATATATGAAAAAAACTCTTATACTTTTATTAATTTTTTTTATTTGCTATAATATTTATGGTAAAATAGAAAAGAAATCTTTAAGAGAAATAAAGCTTGAACAGGAGCTAGAATTGAAAAACATAGTTCTTTCAGATGCATTAGCAGTTATTTCCAAAGAGAGTAGAATATCAATAATAGCAGATGATAAAGCTAAGGACATAGTTTTAGATCTTTTTTTGCTAAAGGGGAAAATTTTGAAAATATTTTAGATGGAATTGCTGCAACTAATAATTTAAAAATAAGTACCATAAGTGAAATGTTGATTTTATCAAAAAGAAATTCAAATATATCTGGTGAAATGGCTTTAGGAGGAAAAGTTCTCATAGATGGTTATGATAATGGTATAGAAGGTGTAAAAATTACTGTTCAAAAAAGTTCTTCATCTCCAGTTTATACTACATATGGAGGAAATTTTGTTATAAATGATTTGAATCCTGGAATATATGTGGTAAAATTTGAGAAAGCAGGATTTCTTACAGTAGGGCAGATAATAAATATTGATAAAAGTATAAATACTATTACTGTTTCTATGGAAAGGGATAAAAATAATTCTGAAAAGGTAAAAGAAGAAAAAGATATTAATAATATAATGGAGAAAACTTTTATCAATGGAGAGGAATTTTATACTGAAAAAATAAAATTGATGAATATATCATCAGATGATGTAAGTAACATATTAAAAAATTCCTTTGGTGAAGAAGTAAGAATATCTTCTATACCTAAAATGAATATAGTAATAATAGTTGGTAAAAAAGATAGTACTATGTCAGCTATAAAACTTGTAAAAGAATTGGATAAAGAGATACAGCAGGTAAGAATAACTTCACAGATATTAGATGTGACAGATAATCTCTTTGAAACCCTGGGCTTTGATTGGCTATATAATAATGTAGGAAGTGTAGAAAAAAATAGTGGACTGGATATTTCATTAATTGGAAAAGCAGCTTTAGATAGTGCAGGAGTAAGTTTTGGTTCTGGTATAAACTTAGTAAGACAGTTTAATAATGGAAATGATGTACTTGGCTTGGGAATAAATCTTTTACAGGCTACACAGGATTTAGTGATAAGTGCTATGCCCTCTATACTTGTAGCTGATGGTGAAGAGGGGGAATTTAAAATAACAGAGGAAGTAATAGTTGGTGAAGAAAAAAAAGAAAATGATAATACAGAGAAAACAACTTATACACCTTTATTTAGAGAAGCTGGAATAATACTTAAAGTAAAACCATTAATTAAAGAAAATGGAACAATATTTTTAAAGGTAATGATAGAAGTAAGTAACTTCAGATTAAAGAAAAATGAAAAGGAAAATATGATTTCTGAGGGAGGAACATATAATTCAGAAGGTGGTTCTAAAATAGGAAGAAGTATTGAAACTACTGTAAAAATGAGAGATGGAGAAACTATTTTTATAGGAGGTCTTAAAAGAGCTGTAATACAGAATTTAGATAGCCAAGTTCCTTTTCTTGGAACGCTTCCTGTAATAAATATTTTTTTCAAAAATCAGTCTGTAAAAAAAGAAATAACCGATATATATATAAAATTAAAAGTTGATATAGAAAAGGATACTTGGGAAAAGGATAGTTTTGATAAAATAGAATTACACCAAAAAATTAAAGATATAAAAAATAGAAAAATATATCCTGTATTCTAGCAGGAAACAAGGAGAATTTTATGGAGCAAAGGAAGAATTTTGATTTGAAGAAAATACTGGATAACTTTAAAAACATAAAAATAGGGGTAGTTGGAGATCTAATGTTGGATGATTACATCTATGGAAGTGTAGATAGAATATCACCAGAAGCACCTGTACCAGTAGTGAATGTATTAGAGGAAAAATTTGTGCTAGGAGGAGCAGCAAATGTTGTGAATAATCTGGCTTCTTTAGGTGCGCAGACTATCTGTTTTGGTGTTATTGGAAATGATTCCAATGGAGATAGGCTTATGGGAGCATTTTCAGATAAAAATATAGATGTATCTGGTCTGATAAGGAGCAAGGATAGAACTACTATTGTAAAAAGAAGAGTAATTGGAGGCAATCAGCAGTTATTAAGAATAGATTGGGAAGATATAACTCCAATATCTACATTTTTAGAATATGCCCTTCTTAAAAATATAGAATCAAAAATAGATGAATTAGATGCAGTTATACTTTCAGATTATGACAAGGGAGTGCTTACTCCAATGGTAGCAAAAGAGATAGTAAAAATGTGCAGAGAAAGAGGAAAAATAGTAACAGTAGATCCTAAACCTAAAAATGCAGTAAATTATACAGGAGCAACATCTATAACTCCTAATAGAAAAGAAGCTTTAGAATGTCTTGGGCTGAAAAGATCAGATGATATGGAGGCTGTTGGAAGAGAGCTTAAAGCAAAACTTCAGCTTGATAATCTTCTTCTTACTAGAAGTGAAGAGGGAATGAGCCTTTTCTTAGATAATGATGAAGTTGTAACTATACCAACTTTTGCAAAAGAAGTGTATGATGTAACAGGAGCAGGGGATACAGTAATATCAGTATTTACATTGGCAGGAGCTTCTGGGGTATCTTGGCATGAGGCTGCAAAAATAGCTAATACAGCAGCAGGAGTGGTAGTTGGAAAAATGGGAACTTCTACTGTAACTAAAGACGAAATACTTGAATTCTATAACAGAATTTATGAGAGATGGGAATAGTGATATAATGATAAGAATTGGAAATGGATATGATGTCCATGTACTTGCAGAAGGAAGAAAACTAATACTTGGAGGAGTAGAAATTCCTCATACTAAAGGTGTATTAGGACATTCTGATGGAGATGTATTGGTCCATGCAATAATGGACGCAATGCTTGGGGCATTAGCTTTAGGAGATATAGGACAACATTTTCCTGATACAGATATGAAATATGAGAATATAGATAGTACTATACTTTTAAAAAGAGTAAAAGAATTAATTGCTGAAAGAGGATATAAAATAATTAATCTTGATTCTATAATAGTTTTACAAAAACCAAAAGTAAAACCATATATAGAAGCTATGAGAAAAAGAATCGCAGAAGTATTGGAAATAGATGTAGAACAGGTAAGTGTCAAGGCTACTACTGAAGAAAAACTAGGGTTCACAGGAGATGAAAGTGGAGTAAAATCTTACTGTGTTGTGCTTTTAGAAAAATAAATTATTAAATTGAGGATAATTGAAAAGCAAGATTAAATTTTTGCTTGTAAGTTATCCTTATATTTTTATAGGAGGTAAAAATATGAATTATACAAGAGAAAAAATATGTATATACATAAAAATAAAATTTTTTGAAGATAAAAGAAAAACTCCTGTAAAATTTTCTGATGGAAATTATAGACCTCATTTTGTAATAAAAAATGATTCTGAATATTTAGGAGTTCAATTTATAGAGGGGGAGGAATTTGTTTTTGAAAAAGAGGTACTTGGAATTGTTCAGCCTCTCTATACAGATACTGTAGACTACAGCAAATTAATACCAGGAACAGAATTTTTCATTTTAGAAGGAAAAAATCTAGTAGGAGAAGGGGTAGTTGTAGAAAATTTTAAAACTGAACTTTCTTAAAAATTTTTTAGTATTTTAAAAGAATTTTTTAATAAAAAGCTACACTCTCTGTTCTAGTAATTAAGAGTGAGAGTGTAGCATATAATGTTTATAAGAATTTTATTCTTCTATTGGAGCAAGAGAAGCTTGGAAATGACGAAGAATAGGAGGCTCCCAAATTATCTTATATCCACGTTTGATTTCGTGGGCTCTTTTACTTACTTCTATAATAGCGTCAGCCATTACATCAAAGTGAGATTGAGTGTAAACTCTTCTAGGAATAGCTAGACGAGTAAATTCAAAATCTGCTTCTAATTGTTTTCCTGTATCAGGATCATTTCCTAACATATAAGAACCAATGTCACAAGTCCTTATTCCAGCTTCAATATAAAGTTCTATTGCAAGAACCTGACCTGGATATTCATTATAAGGAATTTGAGGGAACATAGCTTTAGCATCTATAAATGCTCCATGTCCACCTATTGGAGCTTGGTAAGCTATTCCAGCATCATCAAGTCTAGAAGCTAAATATTCCATTTGTCCATTTCTATATTTTAAATAATCTTCATCAATTCCTTCATAAAGACCTATAGCAAGGGCTTCTAAATCACGTCCTCCCAGTCCGCCATAAGTAAAGAATCCTTCATAAGATATACAATTAGCTTTTATTTTCAGAATAAGAGGGCTTTGAGGATCTTTAACACCTATAAGTCCACCCATATTTACAATAGTATCTTTTTTAGCGGACATAGTAAACATATCAGCATAGCTGAAAGTTTCTCTGATGATATCTTTTATTGATTTATTTTGATAGCCTTCTTCATCTCTCTTGATGAAATAAGCATTTTCAGCATAACGAGCAGCATCAATATTGAATGGGATACCATATTTTTTACATATTTCTGAAGTTTCTCTAATATTTTTCATAGAAACAGGTTGACCACCAGCAGAGTTATTTGTAATTGTCATAACAATTAATCCTATATTTTCAGGTCCTTTTTCAAGAATTATTTTTTCCATTTTTTCAACATCCATATTACCTTTAAACTTACAACGATGAGAAGGATCTTTAGCTTCTTCAATTACACAATCTATTGGACGAGCTCCAGCTAGAATTACATGAGCACGAGTTGTATCAAAAAACATATTTGAAATAGCAAATTTTCCTGGACTTAAAAATGTAGGAAACAGAACTTTTTCAGCAGCACGCCCTTGGTGGACTGGCTGAATAAAACCATAATTGAATATATCTTTACCAGCATCTACTAATCTAAAATAACTTGAAGCACCTGCATAAGCTTCATCTCCACGCATAACTCCTGACCATTGATCATGGCTCATTGCATTTGTTCCAGAATCTGTTAGAAGGTCAATATAAACATCTGCACCTTTAAGATTAAACAAATTATAGTTTGCTTCCTTGATTTTTTCAATTCTTTCCTCTCTAGTAAGCATTTTGATTGGTTCAACCATTTTAATTCTAAATGGTTCTGGAATATACTTTACTGCCATAAATAAACACCTCCAAAATTTGTATGAAAATTTTTTCTGTGCCCTGGTCATTGAAATATCAACTGGCAGGCGGCATCTTTTTAAATAGAACTTACTCAGTTCACAGTAAAAATAAATGTATTAAATTACTTTATTCTCTTGAGAAGATTTTAACTTTTTTCAAAATAAATGTCAATAATTTCTTAAAAATATTTTTAATTATTTTTTTAATATAGGTTTTTAAATAGTGAAAAATTGATTTATAGAAATTAAAAGCTAGAAAAATATTTATTAAACTAAAAAATTAGATTAAAATTTATTAAGTTATGTTAATATATATTTGTATTAGTTTTAAAAATTATTGAGAGAAATAAAAGGATAGAACCTAAAATTAAATATCTGGTATCTAGAGATGTTTTTGTAAAATAATAGATTCTATTTTACTATTTGAAATAGTTTCTAAAAAAATTTATTTTTTATAATTTTATAATATATTTTTTATATTTTACTTGTTGGAAAAATGTATTATACTTATGAATATAAAACCTTAGAATTTTTTCTCAATAAAAAAATATAAAAAGAAAAAAATCTTATAATTGATTGGGAGGTTTTATGATTTTTGAAGATGGTTTTTCATATTATAGTATTATTATTAATTTTTTAGAAAGAACATTTGGGGAATTAACAGAAATAACACTCTATAGTTTTGAAGATGGAGACGAAGGAAAACTTATAGCTAAATCATCTAATTGTAGTTTTAAATTAGGGAGTGCTACTCCAAAAACATTGAGAAAATTACTTGATAAGTATAATAATAAAAAAGAATCAAATGATAATATTGATTTTATAACAAATTTTCCTGGAAAAGATAATGATGGGAAGTTATTTAGAGTATCAACTTTTTTTATAAAAGGGGAAAAAAATTCTCTTAAAGGAGCATTTAACATAAAAGTTGATATATCTGAGATGGTATATGCAGCTAATTTTTTAAATAAAGCATTAAAAGAGCT
Above is a window of Fusobacterium varium DNA encoding:
- the tnaA1 gene encoding Tryptophanase 1, with translation MAVKYIPEPFRIKMVEPIKMLTREERIEKIKEANYNLFNLKGADVYIDLLTDSGTNAMSHDQWSGVMRGDEAYAGASSYFRLVDAGKDIFNYGFIQPVHQGRAAEKVLFPTFLSPGKFAISNMFFDTTRAHVILAGARPIDCVIEEAKDPSHRCKFKGNMDVEKMEKIILEKGPENIGLIVMTITNNSAGGQPVSMKNIRETSEICKKYGIPFNIDAARYAENAYFIKRDEEGYQNKSIKDIIRETFSYADMFTMSAKKDTIVNMGGLIGVKDPQSPLILKIKANCISYEGFFTYGGLGGRDLEALAIGLYEGIDEDYLKYRNGQMEYLASRLDDAGIAYQAPIGGHGAFIDAKAMFPQIPYNEYPGQVLAIELYIEAGIRTCDIGSYMLGNDPDTGKQLEADFEFTRLAIPRRVYTQSHFDVMADAIIEVSKRAHEIKRGYKIIWEPPILRHFQASLAPIEE